The nucleotide window ATGTAAAACATTTAAAATCTTATGTAAGTGATAATAAAAAAGATAATATAGATGAAGATGTTAAAAAAGCAGTTAAAAGCATCCAATCATCTTCAAGGCCCGTTGTTTTAGTTGGTGGGGGTGTTAGGATTTCAGATGCAACCTCTGAACTTCTAGAATTGATTAATAAAATAGGAATACCCGTAGTATCATCATTAATGGGTTTAGATGCATTCCCTCATGATAATCATTCATTTATGGGCATGATAGGGACATATGGTAACCGTTATGCAAACCTTACAATTGCTAATGCAGACCTAGTAATTGCCCTAGGAACTAGATTTGACACTAGACAGACTGGAACTAGGCCTGAAACATTTGCCCGTTCTGCTAAAATAATTCACGTTGATTTAGATAAAAATGAATTAAATAATAAAATTAATGTGGATTTACCTATAAATTCAGATATAAAAGAATTTCTAGTCAAAATAAATAGTAAATTAGATAAATACAATGCAAAACCTTTTAAGAACTGGAAAAATAGAATAAAGATATTCAAAGAGAAATATCCTTCATTTAAAACACCAAAAAATGATCATATAGCTCCGAATTATTTTATGCATAAATTATCCGAATTTTTGCCTGAAGATACGATAATATGTGTAGATGTCGGTCAAAATCAAATATGGGCCGCCCAATCTTTAGAACTTAAGGAACATCAAAGATTTTTAACAGAAGGAGGGATGGCATCTATTGGTTCTGCTTTACCTCTTGCCATAGGTGCTTCTTTTGCAGACCCAAATAAAAACATAGTTGTAATTACTGGGGATGGTGGATTTCAGTTAAACATACAGGAGTTACAGACTGTATTCCATCATCAAATTCCTATTAAAATCATATTACTTAACAATTATGGATATGGGATGATAAGACAATTTCAAGAACAATATTTTAACTGTAGATTCCAGTCAACAGGTGCTGATTACAGTTGTCCAAATTTTCAAGATGTTGTTTCGGCATATAAAATATCAACT belongs to uncultured Methanobacterium sp. and includes:
- a CDS encoding thiamine pyrophosphate-binding protein, coding for MKISDYIIDSLVNEGVTHVFEVCGGALSHLLDSMYDRTDIKTVSMHHEMAAAIAAEGYGRISGKIGVAMATSGPGATNLITGIGSCFFDSVPSLFLTGQVNTYEYKFDRPVRQVGFQETDIVSIVKPIVKDAVLVSDATDIKYLTEKMLFIAKNGRPGPTLIDLPMNIQREEVDVKHLKSYVSDNKKDNIDEDVKKAVKSIQSSSRPVVLVGGGVRISDATSELLELINKIGIPVVSSLMGLDAFPHDNHSFMGMIGTYGNRYANLTIANADLVIALGTRFDTRQTGTRPETFARSAKIIHVDLDKNELNNKINVDLPINSDIKEFLVKINSKLDKYNAKPFKNWKNRIKIFKEKYPSFKTPKNDHIAPNYFMHKLSEFLPEDTIICVDVGQNQIWAAQSLELKEHQRFLTEGGMASIGSALPLAIGASFADPNKNIVVITGDGGFQLNIQELQTVFHHQIPIKIILLNNYGYGMIRQFQEQYFNCRFQSTGADYSCPNFQDVVSAYKISTMKISTNIEIDNSLEKLFANSYPMFLEVDINPKFKATPKLSVNKPVEDQEPLLPIEEHKSNMLIDVIDRK